TACGAAGCGGTTCCGCTGCACGGTCAAGGGCGGGGCCAATGCCTATGTAAGCGGCGACGTGAGCGGGCTCCGCCGCCGGGTCGTGGGATTCAGCGAGACGACCGATTTGACCAAGTTCCCTCCGCTGCGGATGGTCATGGCTCCGGATGACGTGGACGACCTCTGGTGCAAGCCAGAGACGGTCCAGCGGACCCATTTTTATGCCTGCCCGGTTTTACCGTACGAGACGATGTATATCGGCCTGCTCCAGATCTATCGGGCCGAGGAGCCCGAAGGCTACTTCCATGGGCCGCTGTGGCTCGAACTGGTGAGCAGCCGTGATGGCGTGCACTGGTTGCGCGAAGAGGCGGACACCTCCGTGCGCAACATCTACGCACTGGACAGCGTCAGCCGCCCGCCACTGCTGGACATCGGCAAGTACAGGGAGTTCGACCGGGGCATGGTGATCGCCCATACGCCGCTGTTGGTGGGCGACGAGTTGTGGACGTTCTACACCGGCTATGACGAGGAACATGACCTGCTGCCGTATCGATCGGCGATCGGGCTGGCCAAGCTGCGCAAGGACGGCTTTGCTTCGCTGGACGCGGACGAACTGCCGGGAGAGGTATTGACCAAGCGATTTGAAAATGCTGAAGGACCGCTTCTGGTCAACTATCAGGCGCGAGGCGGTTCCATTCGAGTGGAACTGATCGGCGACGACGGTCTGGTTGTCGCCGGTTACGGGCGCGAGGACTGTGAACCACTGACCGGCGATGCGATCCGCGGCGTTGTCAGTTGGAAGACAAGAAAAGAGCTGCCGAACGGAGTCCCGGTTCGATTCCGGTTCATCCTGGATCGCGGCCGTCTCTACTCCTTCATGGCGGGTCAACACGCCAAGTCGATCGACGAGCCCCCGGTCCCGGTTTTGCAGGCTCTATACACGTTCGAGGGCGATACTGAAGCCTGGTCGGACATGCTGGGCGAGGACGGGCTTCAGGCGCTGCGTAACCTGGGAACGTCCACCCTCGATCACAAGAACCCGGATCCGGCTTTCGGCCGGAGGTCCCTCGTGGTCGGGTCGCAATGGCGTCCCTGGAACCGCGTGGAGATTCTCGGCACGGATGACCTGGGCAGGTATTTCACGTTGGCCGCCATGGTCAAGAGCAGCAACAACAAGCATGCTCGGCTGTTCAGCGCGTACAACGGCAACTTCCCGGTGAGCAGCGCGGAGCTCATCTTCGATTTTGACCCGAGCGGCCGGATGCTCAACGGTCTGCGCCTGGTGTGCAAAGGCATCGCAGTGGATTCGGAGGCCGTGACGTTCAACGACGGCAAGTATCACCACCTGGCCGTGGTGTATGATGACGGCTGCGTGACGTTCTATCTGGACGGGAAGCCAATCGGTCGACAATGGATACCCGGCGGCGAGCCGGTAAAGCTCGCTCGCAGCCTGCTGATCGGCGAGGACGCACATCGCGGCAGCGACGAGCAATTGATGGGCAACGTGGATGACGTGCTGGTGCTGGGCCGAGCCATGTCGGCCGAGGAGATCGCATCACTGGCAAAGAATGGGGCAACTGTGTTCTTCGCCAAGACCGACAAGTGACATGGTTAGGGTCTGCCATGCGCGGCGTCGAGTTGTGGGCTTTCCGTGACAAGTGAGCTTCTATCGCCCCGCTGGGGCTCACTGGTCAATGTGACACCGCTTCCAGGGGCTTGCGCCCCTGGCTACATACCTGCGCCCCTTTGGGGCACGAACGCTGCCGTCCCCTTCGCGGCACGAACGCTGCCGTCCCCTTCGCGGCACGAACGCTGCCGTCCCCTTCGGGGCACGAACGCTGCCGCCCCCTTCGGGGCACGAACGCTGCCGCCCCCTTCGGGGCACGAACGCTGCCGCCCGCTTCGCGGCACGAACGTTGCCGCCCCCTTCGGGGCACGAACGTTGCCGCCCGCTTGGTCATCGCACCGGCTTGTCATCTATCGCGACCGCATCAGCCGGTGCGCCCTCGGCCAACTCGACGCTCTTCTTCGCCAACGACAAATCGCTTTCCATCACCCGAATCTCACCGCTCCCGGCCCCTTCCACCCGCAGGAACGGATCGGCATCGCGAGGACACACGGCTCGCTGGAGCGTAACCTGCCGGCTGTCCTTGACCCGCATCACCGGGCCGGCGGCGGGAGTGACCGCCACGTCGGCCAAGCGAAGACCCTTCACCTGTGAACAGGTCATGCCCTCCTTGGCGCCAAGTATCGCTCTTTCGAAGACAACGTCCTCGATCAATTGTTCAGGCAGACCCGACAGACGCACCGCCTGGGCGGCCTTGCGGCAGATCACATCGCTGATGTGAATCTTCCGGAACGCCGGGGCCTTGCCCTGATCGGCACCAAAGTAGGCCTTGTAGTCGGTATGTATGGTGATGGCCTGACCTTGGATGTCACCGAGATCGATGTCGCGATAATACACGTTTTCAACGATGCCGCCACGGCCGCGGGACGATTTCAGCCGAATGCCGATCTGCGATCCGCTGAAATCGCAGTCATGCACGAAGACATTCCGCACGCCGCCGGACATGTCGCTGCCGATCACAACGCCGCCGTGTCCGCGCATCATACGGCAATGCCGCACGACGATGTTCTCAGAGGGCCGCCCCACTCGCCAACCATCTTCGTTCAATCCGGACTTGATCGCCACGCTGTCATCACCGGTTGCGAACGTGCAGTGCTCGACCAAGACGTTGCGGCACGAATCCGCGTTGAATCCATCGTTGTTTGGCCCCTCGTTCGTCACGGTGATGTTCCGAACCAGAACGTTCTCGCAGTAGACCGCCTGGATCGTCCAGAAGGGCCCGCTGGTGATGGTGACCCCCTCGATCAGCACGTTTCGGCAGTTGATCGGCTGGATGAATTGGGGGCGTAGCGGCTCTTTTTCGTCGGCAAAAAGCCGTTGCTCCACATCGACGCCTGCCAGGACCATGTCATACAGCCTTCGCGAGACGCGATCCTGCTCTTTGACCCAACCCCACCATGCCTTTCCCTGGCCCTCCAGTTTGCCACGGCCGGTGACAGCGATATTGACGCAGTCTCTCGCGTAGATCAGCGGTGAGTAGTTCCAGCACTCGAAGCCCCCCCACCGAACAAACACCGCCGGGAGATAGTCGGCCGGGTTGGTGCTGAACCGCAATTCGGCCCCTTCGGCCAAATGCAGCTCGACGTTGCTCTTGAGATGAATCGCGCCCGTCAGCCAGACGCCGGGTGGAATCAGGACCCGGCCGCCACCCTTCTCAGCGCAGTCGGCGATGGCTCGGGCAATGGCCGATGTGTTGAGAGTCTTCCCGTCGCCCACCGCCCCGAATTGCTCAATGCTCACGTGGCGATCGGGAAACACCGGCGGTTGCACCGCGGGCATCTCAAACGGAGGCCTCTGATCCTGCAGGGTGTTACGGATCTTGCGGGCAACCCTCTCCGCCAGAAAACGCGAGCCTTCTTCAGTGAAATGGACATTGGCTTTCTGCTGATATCTGCCCAGATGGGGCCATACCCAGGTGTGCAGGTCGTTGACCGTCACGCCATGCCGGTCCATGACTTCGCGAGCCGCGGTATTGAACTCGATCTCCTGGCCCTTGATTCGGCCGGCGGCACCTTCCGGGATCGGCGTCGTGCTTGCCCAGATCAGCTTGGCGCCGGATTCCTTGAGGCGAAGCACGAGCTTGTCGAGATTCTCTCGATACTGTTCAGTCGTCGAGACACGTGGAGCGGTGAGGTCAAGTTTCCCATCCCGGACATGTTTGAGATCGTGGAGCCCCCAGTTGAAATGGATAACGCTCCACTTCTCCGAGCCGAGCCAGGTATCGAGTTCCTCCAGGCCCTTCCATGTATCCGCCGCGTTGCCCGGATTGTGTGCGACATCTGCCACGTCGCTCAGCATCTCGCGCACCGGTTCGTTGTAGCCGATCGAAATGGAGTCTCCGATGATCAACACGCGAGGCCGGGCGGGGGTGGAAGCAGACACAGCCTGAACATCCGGAGAGAAAAGGATGGACACCAGTCCGCACAACACTCCGATCGCACTTCCGGTTGAAACACTCATCAACGTTGCTCCATGGCTCTTTTCACCTGCGCGGCCTACCGGTCGGCCGTGTCTGGGCGGATTGTCTCGCTTTGCCGACGGCGCTGTTCTCTTCGCCTTCATCCTTCGGGAAATTGGGGCTGTAGAGCATGGACGGCCTCGGCAGAACCAGCTTACCCTCTTTCACGAAAGGCTCGCCTCGCTCGGACAAGTGCGTGACCATGCGTTCCCGCCAGGCGCGCAGCCTGTCCTGCTGTGCGGGGTCCGCCGCCAGGTCGTGCAGTTCGCCCGGATCGGCCTGCAGGTCAAATAGTTGCTCCTGGCCTTCGGCGGCGTGAACGATGTACTTGGTCCTGCCGTCGGTCAGGGCAGTCCAGTATCCGGCCCCCGCATAGCATGCACTGTGCTCGAAATCGATATACTCGCGCCAGCCGTCCGACCGACCACGGACAAGACGCAGCAGGCTTCGGCCGTCGAAACGCTTTTCGTCGACGGTCGCACCGGCCGCGTCGAGGAACGTGGGCAGCAGGTCGCGAAGTTCGACCGGTTGTGCGAGCACTTGCCCACGGGCGGCATTGATGCTTGAAGGCCATCGAATCAGCATGGGGATGCGAGCAGAGGCCTCGTAGGCGTAGGTCTTTCGCCAGAGATGGTGGTCACCCAGCATGTCACCGTGGTCGGCGGTGAAGAGAATCAGCGTGTTGTCGAGCCAGCCGCGTTCCTGCAGGATGGCCAGGATCCGGCCGATCTGCTCATCAATGAACGTAACCGAGCCGTAGTACGCACGCCGCGACGCACGAACCTGCTCAGGGCCGAAGTTGCCCCGCCACGAGTTGAAATCCTCGGGGTTGTCCTTGCCAGCATGGCGGCTGACCCAATCGCCGACGACGGCCGGGGGGACATCAGCGTCTTCGTACATCTTCATGAATCGCCCGGGCGGGTCGTACGGGCTGTGCGGTCGGGCAAAGGAAACCATCAGGAAGAATGGCTCGGGCCGGCGATACTCCTTGAGGAAGTTGACCGCGACATCGCCGGTCCAGCGTGTCGGGTGCAGAGACTCGGGCAGTGCGTACTCCGCGGCACGGTAGTCGTTCCAGCCAATTCCGGTGGCGTCGGGGTTGAGTGTCGGCGCCATCGACAAGAACCAGCTTCGATAGTCGCTGCGAAAATCGGGCGACGTCGCCCGGCCGGACTCGTCCAGGATCAGCAAGTCGTAGCCGTGCGCGTTCCGCTGGGGGTGAAAGTGCTGCTTGCCGATGCCGGCGGCATAGTAACCGGCCTCATGGAGCATCCGCGGCATCTCGTTCTGATAGCTCAGCGCCATGCGGCCCATGCCGAGCATGCCGTGGTGCCAGGGCGACAGACCGGTGAGGATCCCTGACCGGGCCGGCGTGCAGGACGGCGTCGATGTGTACGCAACGCGAAAACGAGCACCTTCGGCGGCGATTCGATCCAGATTGGGCGTGCGGATCACAGGATTTCCGTCGGCACCAACGCAATCCGCCCGGAACTGGTCGGCCATGAGAAAGAGAATA
The genomic region above belongs to Phycisphaerae bacterium and contains:
- a CDS encoding glycosyl hydrolase family 28 protein, with protein sequence MSVSTGSAIGVLCGLVSILFSPDVQAVSASTPARPRVLIIGDSISIGYNEPVREMLSDVADVAHNPGNAADTWKGLEELDTWLGSEKWSVIHFNWGLHDLKHVRDGKLDLTAPRVSTTEQYRENLDKLVLRLKESGAKLIWASTTPIPEGAAGRIKGQEIEFNTAAREVMDRHGVTVNDLHTWVWPHLGRYQQKANVHFTEEGSRFLAERVARKIRNTLQDQRPPFEMPAVQPPVFPDRHVSIEQFGAVGDGKTLNTSAIARAIADCAEKGGGRVLIPPGVWLTGAIHLKSNVELHLAEGAELRFSTNPADYLPAVFVRWGGFECWNYSPLIYARDCVNIAVTGRGKLEGQGKAWWGWVKEQDRVSRRLYDMVLAGVDVEQRLFADEKEPLRPQFIQPINCRNVLIEGVTITSGPFWTIQAVYCENVLVRNITVTNEGPNNDGFNADSCRNVLVEHCTFATGDDSVAIKSGLNEDGWRVGRPSENIVVRHCRMMRGHGGVVIGSDMSGGVRNVFVHDCDFSGSQIGIRLKSSRGRGGIVENVYYRDIDLGDIQGQAITIHTDYKAYFGADQGKAPAFRKIHISDVICRKAAQAVRLSGLPEQLIEDVVFERAILGAKEGMTCSQVKGLRLADVAVTPAAGPVMRVKDSRQVTLQRAVCPRDADPFLRVEGAGSGEIRVMESDLSLAKKSVELAEGAPADAVAIDDKPVR
- a CDS encoding arylsulfatase, with protein sequence MRFNRSCLPILWLLVPLCLDWPPASAGQEPLNRPNILFLMADQFRADCVGADGNPVIRTPNLDRIAAEGARFRVAYTSTPSCTPARSGILTGLSPWHHGMLGMGRMALSYQNEMPRMLHEAGYYAAGIGKQHFHPQRNAHGYDLLILDESGRATSPDFRSDYRSWFLSMAPTLNPDATGIGWNDYRAAEYALPESLHPTRWTGDVAVNFLKEYRRPEPFFLMVSFARPHSPYDPPGRFMKMYEDADVPPAVVGDWVSRHAGKDNPEDFNSWRGNFGPEQVRASRRAYYGSVTFIDEQIGRILAILQERGWLDNTLILFTADHGDMLGDHHLWRKTYAYEASARIPMLIRWPSSINAARGQVLAQPVELRDLLPTFLDAAGATVDEKRFDGRSLLRLVRGRSDGWREYIDFEHSACYAGAGYWTALTDGRTKYIVHAAEGQEQLFDLQADPGELHDLAADPAQQDRLRAWRERMVTHLSERGEPFVKEGKLVLPRPSMLYSPNFPKDEGEENSAVGKARQSAQTRPTGRPRR